One segment of Anatilimnocola aggregata DNA contains the following:
- a CDS encoding diacylglycerol/lipid kinase family protein, giving the protein MNPRAGARFRGELVDQLHDELAKFDLTTEAFTDIQLLRTRAAELLETEQLRAVVAAGGDGTIALLANHTPPGAPLAILPLGTENLLAKYLELSSDAAVLAQIISDGYTQQFDMGEANGQLFSLMAGCGFDAEVVRRLHSDRRGNIHHWSYIKPILDSIRNYEYPELRVRYAPAEQAGDELTEELSARWAFVVNIPRYAGGLNLAPGAEGDDGLLDVCTFREGSLWNGLVYLGGVLLGQHESMQDYSHIRTRRLVITAEPEAPFQLDGDPGGMLPLDICIRPKRLTVLVSHYRAVTQQPQAVESPAAK; this is encoded by the coding sequence GTGAACCCGCGCGCCGGTGCACGCTTCCGGGGCGAACTAGTCGACCAACTGCACGACGAACTCGCCAAGTTCGATCTCACGACCGAAGCCTTTACCGATATCCAACTTCTCCGCACACGTGCGGCGGAACTCCTCGAGACCGAACAACTGCGAGCAGTCGTTGCCGCCGGCGGCGATGGCACCATTGCCCTCCTAGCCAATCACACGCCCCCCGGCGCGCCGCTGGCGATTTTGCCGCTGGGGACCGAAAACCTGCTGGCCAAGTACCTGGAACTTTCTTCCGATGCGGCCGTCCTGGCACAGATCATTTCCGACGGCTACACCCAACAGTTCGATATGGGCGAAGCCAATGGCCAGTTGTTTTCGCTAATGGCGGGCTGCGGGTTCGATGCGGAGGTGGTCCGCCGGCTACACAGTGACCGCCGGGGTAACATTCATCATTGGTCGTACATCAAACCAATTCTCGATTCGATCCGTAATTACGAATATCCCGAACTGCGCGTGCGGTACGCGCCGGCCGAACAAGCGGGGGATGAACTGACCGAAGAACTGTCGGCCCGCTGGGCGTTTGTTGTGAATATTCCGCGGTACGCCGGGGGATTGAACCTCGCGCCGGGCGCGGAAGGCGACGACGGCCTGCTGGATGTGTGCACATTTCGGGAAGGTTCGCTGTGGAATGGGCTCGTCTATCTCGGCGGCGTCTTGCTGGGACAACACGAATCGATGCAGGACTATTCGCACATTCGGACCCGCCGGTTAGTGATCACTGCCGAGCCCGAGGCGCCATTTCAACTCGATGGTGACCCAGGAGGAATGTTGCCGCTGGACATTTGCATTCGGCCGAAGCGCTTGACGGTGCTGGTCTCGCACTATCGGGCCGTGACGCAGCAGCCACAGGCAGTAGAATCACCGGCAGCCAAATAA
- the kdsA gene encoding 3-deoxy-8-phosphooctulonate synthase, which yields MPADQPTTHNPARVGPYQCGRGQPLLLIAGPCVIETEELTLHIAQRLKEIVSSRPVNLVFKASFDKANRTSGGAFRGSGIERGLQILAKVKQTTGLPVTTDIHESTQAASAAEVCDVLQIPAFLARQTDLLVAAAQTGRTVNVKKGQFMAPWDMKHVVTKLNSAGCDNVLLCERGTFFGYGTLVSDMRSLPIMRKLGPPVIFDATHSVQEPGGLGSATGGNRAMVEPLARAAVAVGVDGLFFETHPNPDQSPSDGPNMIPLDDFAALLDRVLKVRAAVEDFT from the coding sequence GTGCCAGCCGATCAACCGACCACCCATAACCCGGCCCGGGTCGGACCCTATCAATGCGGCCGCGGGCAGCCACTGCTGCTCATCGCCGGACCGTGCGTCATCGAGACCGAAGAGCTAACGCTGCACATCGCCCAGCGGCTGAAGGAGATCGTCAGTTCGCGGCCGGTGAATCTCGTCTTCAAAGCCTCGTTCGATAAAGCCAATCGAACCAGCGGTGGTGCCTTTCGCGGTTCGGGCATCGAACGCGGGCTGCAAATCCTAGCCAAGGTGAAGCAGACCACCGGACTGCCGGTGACGACCGACATTCACGAATCAACGCAAGCGGCCAGCGCGGCCGAAGTCTGCGATGTGCTGCAAATTCCCGCCTTCCTGGCCCGGCAAACCGACTTGCTCGTGGCAGCCGCCCAAACGGGGCGAACGGTGAATGTGAAGAAGGGGCAGTTCATGGCCCCCTGGGATATGAAGCACGTCGTCACCAAGCTCAACTCGGCCGGTTGCGATAACGTGCTCCTCTGCGAGCGCGGCACCTTCTTCGGCTATGGTACCCTCGTCAGCGACATGCGCTCCCTCCCCATCATGCGCAAGTTAGGACCACCGGTGATTTTCGACGCTACACATAGCGTGCAAGAACCGGGTGGCCTGGGGAGTGCGACCGGCGGCAACCGCGCGATGGTCGAACCGCTCGCGCGGGCAGCCGTGGCAGTTGGTGTCGATGGACTCTTTTTTGAAACACATCCCAACCCCGATCAATCGCCCAGCGATGGTCCGAACATGATTCCCCTCGACGACTTTGCCGCGCTGCTCGATCGCGTACTCAAAGTTCGCGCTGCAGTGGAGGATTTCACATGA
- a CDS encoding tetratricopeptide repeat protein, giving the protein MNKNYWPAGLACAGLAILSVTTTGCVPRAKTITETTSTSTGSARSVDELTLGFESLRNLNNPAATERGADGIVSNSSASRAVFYLNQWLARQDIDAFQWQSDPMFEKTPQSIRKHPVFAQLDQLDYTLPDVTYLQQCLWLNDIAQRTTQEPAPAALQPWLQEIEKNGKIEAANQLRQAERLFDWTVRNIQLNPLLPPPKGPQLTAEEAKKSDNRPPPQRGVPGPGYQQLPRQTLLYGEGDSWERGRIFIQLCRQAGIPAVMLGMVRDTELAGPQAWAAAVLVEEELYLFDPQLGIAIPGPNRQGIATLTEFVADESLRTALQPPEGEPYGVTAEDLQNVAALLEAQPETLYRRMAFLEEPINNARAHSRTEQRAEGDDRPRLEIVLAYRPTELEPKLRRVKHISTVGLWRVPFEAVFYSMALPEVVAKQPELAMRLQEREIVLNKEEMVYLGDKQTVDRSLVEGQQQKVRTPRSVTLNQGRDYFLRGRFEDLDGRPGARSVMLSFRPSAQEIELHESSPAYLRAKYGEHVPLPEDPKQRALGLMRMGRMMRSAKNNSTYWLALSYFETGEYANAIEWLDPIVRGEFPDSPWLDGARYITARSYEALGKTDQARELYLADESPQAAGNKLRAEWLKPPVDAAKPEKPTDESEKK; this is encoded by the coding sequence ATGAACAAGAACTATTGGCCTGCTGGCCTGGCCTGCGCCGGGCTAGCAATTCTCTCCGTCACCACAACCGGCTGCGTGCCGCGGGCGAAGACGATTACCGAAACAACCAGCACGAGCACCGGCAGCGCGCGGTCGGTCGATGAATTGACGCTGGGCTTCGAATCGCTCCGCAACCTGAACAACCCTGCGGCGACGGAGCGCGGTGCCGACGGTATCGTCTCGAACTCGTCAGCCAGTCGCGCGGTGTTCTACTTGAATCAGTGGCTGGCGCGGCAAGATATCGACGCGTTTCAGTGGCAAAGCGATCCAATGTTCGAGAAGACGCCGCAATCAATCCGCAAACACCCGGTGTTCGCACAACTCGACCAACTCGACTACACACTGCCCGATGTTACCTACCTGCAGCAGTGTCTCTGGTTGAACGACATCGCCCAGCGCACCACTCAGGAGCCTGCTCCGGCGGCGCTCCAGCCTTGGCTGCAAGAGATCGAGAAAAATGGCAAGATCGAGGCAGCCAATCAGCTGCGGCAGGCTGAGCGACTGTTCGATTGGACCGTTCGCAACATTCAACTCAATCCGCTGTTGCCGCCACCGAAGGGACCGCAACTCACGGCCGAAGAAGCCAAAAAGAGCGATAATCGGCCGCCGCCACAGCGGGGCGTTCCTGGCCCCGGCTATCAACAACTGCCGCGGCAAACATTGCTCTATGGCGAAGGCGACTCGTGGGAACGGGGCCGCATCTTCATTCAGTTGTGTCGCCAGGCGGGCATTCCCGCGGTGATGCTCGGCATGGTTCGCGATACCGAACTGGCCGGCCCGCAAGCCTGGGCAGCAGCGGTGCTCGTCGAGGAAGAGTTGTACTTGTTCGATCCGCAACTGGGCATCGCGATTCCGGGGCCCAATCGACAAGGCATCGCCACGCTGACGGAATTTGTTGCTGACGAATCGTTACGGACTGCTTTGCAGCCGCCGGAGGGTGAACCTTACGGTGTGACCGCCGAAGATTTGCAGAATGTGGCGGCACTGCTCGAAGCTCAGCCCGAAACGCTCTATCGTCGCATGGCCTTTCTCGAAGAGCCGATCAACAACGCGCGGGCGCATTCGCGGACGGAACAACGGGCCGAGGGGGACGATCGTCCCCGACTGGAGATCGTCCTCGCATATCGCCCGACGGAACTTGAGCCCAAGCTGCGGCGTGTGAAGCACATCAGCACAGTCGGACTGTGGCGCGTGCCGTTCGAAGCAGTCTTCTATTCGATGGCCTTGCCCGAAGTGGTTGCCAAGCAGCCCGAACTGGCCATGCGTCTGCAAGAGCGCGAGATTGTGCTCAACAAAGAAGAAATGGTTTACCTGGGCGACAAGCAAACGGTCGATCGTTCGCTCGTCGAAGGGCAACAGCAGAAAGTGCGCACGCCCCGCAGCGTGACGCTTAATCAGGGGCGCGATTATTTTCTCCGCGGGCGGTTCGAAGACCTCGATGGTCGCCCCGGCGCTCGTTCGGTCATGCTGTCGTTCCGACCTTCGGCCCAGGAAATTGAACTGCACGAATCGTCGCCCGCCTATCTGCGCGCCAAGTACGGCGAGCATGTCCCGCTGCCGGAAGATCCCAAGCAGCGCGCCCTCGGGCTGATGCGGATGGGGCGAATGATGCGTTCGGCCAAGAACAACTCGACCTATTGGTTGGCTCTTTCGTACTTCGAAACCGGCGAATATGCCAACGCCATCGAATGGCTCGACCCAATTGTCCGCGGCGAATTCCCCGACAGCCCGTGGCTCGACGGCGCGCGGTACATCACCGCGCGAAGCTACGAAGCGCTCGGCAAAACCGACCAGGCCCGCGAACTTTACCTGGCCGACGAATCGCCCCAAGCCGCCGGCAACAAACTTCGCGCCGAATGGCTCAAACCCCCAGTTGACGCGGCCAAGCCAGAGAAGCCGACCGACGAATCAGAGAAGAAGTAG
- a CDS encoding Sua5/YciO/YrdC/YwlC family protein, protein MSPLVIDVNQTDDPRDVIHRAVQALVEGKLVAFPSETVYVMAASALNEAAVQRLAAIRQPEPNEPLCLAIRSTDDAIDFAPQLPSLGLRLARRCWPGPVTLEVEDAQLESVIQRLPKGVQALVAPEKRIRMRVPAHDMLLGALRLVAGPLVMSGARRATDPDTITGKEVVQRIGSEIDLVLDEGKSRFGQRSSLVRITGNQLQVLRSGVISEANLKRLASWMVIVVCTGNTCRSPMAEVLLRKRLAEKFGVSAEELEDRGVLVLSAGIAAAPGGRAAAEAIAIMRERSLDLSQHESQPLSDRLVRYADLILTMTRGHREAIVSHWPEAGARTFTISHNRGDVADPIGGPADLYRKCAEQIDAHLAEWVNELDLDKPQ, encoded by the coding sequence ATGTCGCCACTCGTCATTGACGTAAATCAGACCGACGACCCGCGAGACGTAATTCACCGGGCCGTGCAGGCGCTGGTCGAAGGAAAACTGGTCGCGTTTCCTTCGGAAACGGTCTACGTGATGGCCGCGAGCGCGCTTAACGAAGCGGCCGTCCAGCGTTTGGCCGCCATCCGTCAGCCCGAACCGAACGAACCACTCTGCCTGGCGATTCGCAGCACCGACGACGCCATCGATTTTGCCCCGCAACTCCCTTCGCTCGGCCTGCGCCTGGCCCGCCGCTGTTGGCCTGGCCCGGTGACGCTGGAAGTCGAAGACGCTCAGCTAGAGAGCGTGATTCAACGGCTGCCAAAAGGTGTCCAGGCGCTGGTGGCACCGGAAAAGCGAATTCGGATGCGAGTCCCCGCGCACGATATGTTGCTAGGCGCCTTGCGACTTGTGGCCGGCCCGCTGGTTATGTCCGGCGCGCGGCGGGCGACCGATCCCGATACGATTACTGGCAAAGAAGTGGTGCAGCGCATCGGCTCCGAGATCGACTTGGTGCTCGACGAAGGGAAGAGCCGCTTCGGTCAACGGTCGTCGCTGGTCCGAATCACTGGCAATCAGTTGCAAGTGCTGCGGAGCGGGGTCATTTCCGAAGCCAATCTGAAACGGCTCGCCAGTTGGATGGTGATTGTCGTCTGCACGGGAAACACCTGCCGCAGCCCCATGGCTGAAGTGTTGCTCCGCAAACGCCTGGCCGAGAAGTTCGGCGTCTCGGCCGAAGAACTTGAAGATCGGGGCGTGCTAGTGCTGTCGGCCGGCATCGCCGCAGCACCGGGCGGACGAGCAGCCGCCGAAGCCATTGCGATCATGCGCGAGCGAAGCCTCGACCTGAGCCAGCACGAGAGTCAACCCCTCAGCGATCGCCTGGTTCGCTATGCCGACCTGATTCTGACGATGACCCGCGGCCATCGCGAGGCCATTGTTTCGCACTGGCCCGAAGCTGGGGCGCGAACGTTCACGATCTCGCACAATCGGGGCGATGTTGCCGACCCGATTGGCGGCCCGGCCGATCTGTATCGCAAATGTGCCGAGCAGATCGATGCCCATCTGGCCGAATGGGTCAACGAATTAGATCTCGACAAGCCACAGTAG
- the rpiB gene encoding ribose 5-phosphate isomerase B — translation MRISIGSDHRGVALKGQLLPLLASLGHEVVDEGTNQTSSVDYPDYAALVAGKVSKHEVDRGILVCGTGVGMAIAANKFPGVRATIVPNERVARLCRQHNNVNVLCLSEEQVAESTPIVKAWLETEFEGGRHANRIDKITRCEQANCG, via the coding sequence ATGCGGATTTCGATTGGGAGCGATCATCGGGGCGTAGCACTCAAGGGGCAACTTCTGCCATTGCTCGCGTCGCTCGGTCATGAAGTAGTCGACGAAGGGACCAACCAGACAAGCAGCGTCGACTATCCCGATTACGCCGCACTGGTGGCGGGCAAAGTGTCGAAGCACGAAGTCGACCGGGGGATTCTGGTTTGCGGCACCGGCGTCGGCATGGCCATCGCCGCCAACAAGTTTCCCGGCGTGCGGGCCACCATTGTTCCCAACGAGCGGGTTGCGCGGCTCTGCCGGCAGCACAACAATGTGAACGTCCTCTGCCTGTCTGAAGAGCAAGTGGCCGAATCGACTCCCATCGTCAAAGCCTGGCTGGAGACCGAATTCGAAGGTGGCCGCCACGCTAACCGGATCGACAAGATCACCCGCTGCGAACAGGCGAATTGCGGGTAG
- a CDS encoding ZIP family metal transporter — MNIIVLLTIYCVCIIAASLGGGALPWLMKLSHRQMQLLMSFVGGLMLGVAVLHLLPHGVHELAHVVHGAALDWAAMWLLGGLLGMFLLIRVFHVHAHEHGDTSDVGHSHGHSHGHSHSHDHGPNCEHDHDHRHQHEAGLLHLGAKEADDPAHRFSWIGLAIGLSLHTLIDGLALGAAVAAEINHHHAFALAGFGTFLAVALHKPLDALSITSLMAAGGWTKRDTWLANIAFALMCPIGAIAFVAGVGGIGGNQSLVIGCALAFSAGVFLCISLADLLPELAFHAHDRFPLTALLILGVTAAWGIGFLEPHHSHDIPPAPAVKTIDPGHSH; from the coding sequence ATGAACATCATTGTGCTTTTGACAATCTATTGCGTTTGTATCATCGCAGCTTCGCTGGGTGGTGGAGCGCTCCCCTGGCTGATGAAGTTGTCTCATCGTCAGATGCAATTGCTGATGAGTTTTGTTGGCGGACTGATGCTCGGCGTGGCAGTTCTTCATTTGTTGCCGCACGGTGTGCATGAGTTGGCTCATGTAGTTCACGGAGCAGCTCTTGATTGGGCTGCGATGTGGTTGCTCGGTGGACTGCTGGGCATGTTCCTGCTGATTCGCGTTTTTCATGTGCATGCCCACGAGCATGGCGACACGAGCGACGTTGGTCATTCGCACGGACATAGTCACGGCCACTCCCATAGTCACGATCACGGGCCCAACTGCGAGCACGACCACGATCATCGTCACCAACATGAAGCGGGACTGCTGCATTTGGGGGCGAAGGAGGCAGACGACCCTGCGCATCGCTTCAGCTGGATTGGGCTGGCGATCGGCCTGTCACTGCACACGCTCATCGATGGCCTGGCGCTAGGCGCTGCAGTCGCTGCCGAAATTAATCATCACCACGCGTTCGCACTCGCAGGCTTTGGAACGTTTCTGGCCGTGGCCTTGCACAAACCGCTCGACGCGTTGTCGATCACGTCGCTTATGGCCGCCGGCGGCTGGACGAAGCGCGATACGTGGCTCGCCAATATTGCCTTTGCGCTAATGTGCCCGATCGGCGCCATTGCCTTCGTTGCCGGTGTGGGTGGAATTGGGGGTAATCAGTCGCTCGTCATCGGCTGCGCATTGGCTTTTTCAGCGGGTGTGTTCTTGTGCATTTCGCTGGCCGACCTGCTGCCAGAACTTGCCTTCCACGCGCACGATCGGTTTCCACTCACAGCGCTCTTGATTCTGGGGGTGACTGCCGCGTGGGGCATTGGCTTTCTCGAGCCGCATCACTCCCACGACATCCCGCCAGCACCCGCGGTAAAGACAATCGATCCAGGGCATTCGCACTAG
- a CDS encoding ATP-dependent helicase, with product MSNGLNQPQQDAVNTLRGPLLVLAGAGSGKTRVVTFRIANLIKHGIVPSRILAVTFTNKAAAEMQERIAGLLGKQKDKPLISTFHSQCVKVLKRHITKLGYPPRFTIYDRGDQESLARQVLREIRVSDEMMRPGDLINQISRWKTLSLHPAATAQVAQTDKEHLASMGYRKYQRALKNFGAVDFDDLLLCTEELFEKHNDVRLAEAGLFDHVLVDEYQDTNGSQYRIIKALARDHRNLCVVGDDDQSIYGWRGAEVKHILQFGKDWPDAKTVRLEYNYRSTAAILDAANKLIVFNKHRHDKILRAARPGGEKPRILQYNSEVDEAREVVADIARVIRTEGREAKDFAILFRTNEQPRPFETELRKAKLPYVVLGSQSFFDRKEVKDLLSLLRTIESPRDEQAMLRIINTPPRGIGAKTVEGVIAAAVKSGKTAWDVMSGPQLNTICTGATADKVLRFVDMLKKYRAHAEMITKAGKQRRPAALAELLRQLVSEIGYEAELNRLYPDPNERQNRLASIEEVVNAVAQYEQGKSEVSLGDFLDEVTLGEREFGDTKDKQLSRNAIALLTMHASKGLEYPHVYIVGLEEGILPHHRTLKAESGDDIDEERRLCYVGITRAEEKLTLSLALTRMKWGKPRDTQPSRFLFEIIGQAENPRAKGKR from the coding sequence ATGTCGAACGGACTCAATCAACCTCAGCAGGATGCAGTCAATACCTTGCGCGGGCCGCTGCTCGTGCTGGCGGGTGCCGGTAGTGGTAAGACACGCGTAGTGACGTTCCGGATTGCCAATCTGATCAAGCATGGCATCGTCCCCAGCCGTATTCTGGCGGTCACCTTCACCAACAAGGCCGCGGCCGAAATGCAGGAGCGTATCGCTGGACTGCTGGGCAAGCAAAAAGACAAGCCGCTGATCTCCACGTTCCATTCGCAATGCGTGAAAGTGCTCAAGCGGCACATCACCAAGTTGGGTTACCCGCCGCGATTCACCATCTATGACCGCGGCGATCAGGAAAGCCTGGCGCGGCAAGTATTACGAGAGATCCGCGTCTCTGACGAAATGATGCGTCCCGGCGACTTGATCAATCAAATCAGCCGCTGGAAGACCCTCTCGCTCCATCCGGCCGCCACCGCTCAAGTCGCCCAAACCGATAAGGAGCATCTCGCTTCGATGGGCTACCGCAAGTACCAGCGGGCGCTAAAGAACTTCGGCGCAGTCGACTTTGACGACCTGCTGCTCTGTACTGAAGAGTTGTTCGAAAAGCACAACGATGTCCGACTCGCCGAGGCAGGACTCTTCGACCATGTCCTCGTGGATGAATATCAAGATACGAATGGCAGCCAATATCGGATTATCAAAGCCCTGGCCCGCGATCATCGCAATTTGTGCGTAGTGGGCGACGACGATCAATCGATCTACGGCTGGCGTGGGGCCGAGGTGAAGCACATCCTGCAGTTCGGCAAAGACTGGCCCGACGCCAAGACGGTGCGCCTCGAATACAACTACCGCAGCACCGCCGCCATCCTTGACGCAGCCAACAAGCTGATCGTATTCAACAAGCATCGGCACGATAAGATTCTGCGTGCCGCTCGGCCCGGAGGGGAGAAGCCTCGCATTCTGCAGTACAACAGCGAAGTCGACGAAGCGCGCGAAGTGGTCGCCGACATTGCCCGCGTCATCCGCACCGAAGGTCGCGAGGCGAAGGACTTCGCGATCCTGTTTCGTACTAATGAACAGCCGCGGCCGTTCGAGACGGAACTTCGCAAGGCCAAGCTGCCGTATGTGGTGCTCGGCAGCCAGTCGTTCTTCGACCGCAAAGAAGTGAAAGACCTGCTTTCGCTATTGCGGACGATCGAGTCGCCGCGTGACGAGCAGGCGATGCTGCGCATCATCAACACGCCCCCGCGCGGCATCGGAGCCAAGACTGTTGAGGGAGTCATTGCCGCCGCCGTGAAGTCGGGCAAAACTGCTTGGGACGTCATGTCGGGCCCGCAGTTGAATACTATTTGCACTGGCGCTACAGCTGACAAGGTGCTGCGGTTCGTCGACATGCTCAAAAAGTATCGCGCGCATGCGGAGATGATTACTAAAGCTGGTAAGCAGCGGCGTCCCGCTGCGCTCGCCGAATTGCTGCGGCAGTTAGTGAGCGAGATTGGCTACGAAGCGGAACTCAATCGCCTCTATCCCGATCCCAATGAGCGTCAGAATCGGCTGGCGTCCATCGAAGAAGTGGTCAACGCCGTCGCGCAGTACGAGCAAGGGAAGAGCGAAGTCTCGCTGGGAGACTTCCTCGACGAAGTCACTTTAGGCGAGCGGGAATTCGGCGACACGAAGGACAAGCAGCTCAGTCGCAATGCGATCGCCTTGTTGACGATGCACGCCTCGAAGGGGCTGGAGTATCCGCACGTTTATATCGTCGGACTCGAAGAGGGGATCCTGCCACACCATCGCACGCTCAAAGCGGAATCGGGTGACGACATCGATGAAGAGCGGCGGCTGTGCTACGTCGGCATCACCCGCGCTGAAGAGAAGTTGACGCTATCGCTCGCACTGACGCGAATGAAGTGGGGCAAGCCGCGCGATACTCAGCCCAGTCGCTTTTTGTTCGAGATCATCGGGCAAGCAGAGAATCCGCGGGCGAAGGGCAAGCGTTAA
- a CDS encoding GxxExxY protein, whose translation MLGYRIDVLVEGQVIVELKAVECLVSIHSAQLLTYLRLTGCHVGLLINFNVVLLKDGLKRLISSPAPPE comes from the coding sequence ATGCTTGGCTATCGGATCGATGTCTTGGTCGAAGGGCAAGTGATCGTTGAATTGAAAGCCGTCGAGTGTCTCGTTTCAATTCATTCCGCACAACTGCTCACTTACTTGCGCTTAACCGGCTGTCACGTCGGCCTGTTAATTAACTTTAATGTCGTGCTCTTGAAAGATGGCTTGAAGCGCCTGATCAGCAGCCCCGCACCACCCGAGTAA
- a CDS encoding GxxExxY protein — MPREINSITGDIITAAIEVHRHLGPGLLESAYEVCLCHELSARNIPFQRQRELPVVYKGLRLDAWLSDRCLGRRASDR, encoded by the coding sequence ATGCCCCGTGAAATCAACTCCATCACCGGCGACATTATCACCGCTGCAATCGAAGTTCATCGTCACCTCGGCCCCGGCCTGCTGGAATCCGCCTACGAAGTCTGTCTTTGTCACGAGCTATCCGCCCGCAATATTCCCTTCCAGCGCCAACGAGAGCTTCCGGTTGTGTACAAAGGCCTGCGGCTTGATGCTTGGCTATCGGATCGATGTCTTGGTCGAAGGGCAAGTGATCGTTGA
- a CDS encoding M24 family metallopeptidase, translating into MSVGDTDLNACRTRQRRLLDEMQKQKLDLVIVTQIEHVQYLVGPRFGPVFSPAAAVRADGHLTLSQPKKPELPAAADEIVTYDAQLHSTLRNDQRHASTEVLLKAIQGKVNPQRIGVEFSSFGAHFAPLAGERVDIEPTLYRFRRKKDPDELVRLKFAIAGTGKMYEAARQIIRPGITEIEVFNHLQGVAVAAYGEMLTGTGNDYQCGSRGGPPRNNRPAEDGELYILDLGPAYRGYFADNSRAIAVNGKPSDEQQTAWTHIMKVFAHVEKSVKPGKSCKELFDEAQAILDQAPLGVFNHHLGHGIGLFPHEAPHLNPNWNDIFEVGDVFTCEPGLYAPELRAGMRLENDYLVTETGVECLSKFPMEL; encoded by the coding sequence ATGTCTGTGGGCGATACCGACCTGAATGCCTGTCGAACTCGGCAACGAAGGCTGCTGGACGAAATGCAGAAGCAGAAGCTCGACCTTGTAATCGTCACCCAGATCGAGCACGTCCAGTATCTCGTTGGTCCGCGCTTCGGCCCGGTGTTTTCTCCCGCAGCAGCCGTCCGCGCCGATGGCCACCTCACCCTCAGCCAACCGAAGAAGCCCGAGCTACCAGCAGCCGCTGATGAAATTGTGACTTACGACGCGCAGCTTCACTCCACGCTCCGTAACGACCAGCGCCACGCCTCGACCGAAGTCCTCCTCAAGGCGATCCAAGGAAAAGTGAATCCCCAGCGAATCGGCGTGGAGTTCTCTTCCTTCGGCGCTCACTTCGCCCCACTCGCCGGTGAGCGAGTCGATATCGAACCCACGCTCTATCGCTTTCGCCGCAAGAAAGATCCCGATGAACTCGTCAGGTTGAAGTTTGCCATCGCCGGCACCGGCAAGATGTACGAGGCGGCTCGTCAGATTATTCGCCCGGGCATTACGGAGATTGAAGTCTTCAATCATCTGCAGGGTGTCGCTGTCGCCGCCTATGGCGAAATGCTCACCGGAACCGGCAACGACTATCAATGTGGCTCTCGTGGTGGTCCGCCACGCAACAACCGTCCCGCCGAAGATGGCGAACTCTACATCCTCGACCTCGGCCCCGCTTATCGCGGCTACTTTGCCGACAACAGCCGCGCGATCGCCGTCAACGGCAAGCCCAGCGACGAGCAACAAACGGCCTGGACGCACATCATGAAAGTCTTCGCGCATGTCGAGAAAAGCGTAAAACCCGGCAAAAGCTGCAAAGAACTATTTGACGAAGCGCAAGCGATTCTCGATCAAGCTCCGCTAGGTGTCTTTAATCATCATTTGGGTCACGGCATTGGCCTCTTCCCGCACGAAGCACCCCACCTCAATCCCAACTGGAACGACATCTTCGAAGTCGGCGACGTCTTCACCTGCGAACCCGGCCTGTATGCCCCCGAGCTACGTGCTGGCATGCGACTGGAGAATGATTACCTGGTGACGGAGACCGGAGTGGAGTGCCTGAGTAAATTCCCGATGGAGTTGTAA